DNA sequence from the Arthrobacter crystallopoietes genome:
CTGCCGCGGTAGGCCATGAAGACTTTGAAACTGGAGATCCCGTCCTGGGTCAGTTCTGCCATATGTGAATCGAAATTCTCATAAAGGTCCGTGACGCACATATGGAAGCCGTAATCGATGACGGATTTGCCCTGTGCCTTTTTGTGGTGCGCGTCGGCGGATTCCAGCAGGTTCTTGCCGGCGAGCTGTTGTCCGAAGTCGACGATGGTCGTGGTTCCGCCGGTCGCTGCTGCAATCGTTCCGCTGACAAAGTCATCGGCGGTGGTGGTCCCCATCAGGGGGGAATCGATATGGGTGTGGACGTCGATGCCGCCGGGCATGACGTATTTTCCGTCGCAGTCGACCCGTTCGACAGCGTCCGGTGTCGCGGCGTCCAGCATGCCGACCGCGGCAACTTTACCGTTTTCGATGAGCACGTCGGCACGGACTTTGCCGGTCGAGGAAACAATGGTGCCGCCAACAAGGAGTTTCGCATCCATTTTTGGTTACCGTCTTTCTTGTTTGATTGGTCTCTTAGTCATTCACGTTGAACGCGACGGGCAGCGGGGCGCCCCGCCCTTTTCTTTCGGCGATGATGCCGTACGCGTCGGGGCGCCGGTGGGCGGCGAAGTCGAAGACGCTTTCCTTATAGGGCCTGCCCATGTCGATATCTGCTTTCACAACGACGACTTCATCGCCCTCACCGGCCGCTTTGGCCAGGATTTCGCCGCTGGGCGCGACGACCGCTGATCCACCGATCATGTGGTGCCCGTCCTCGAAGCCCGACTTGCCCGCGGCAGCGACAAATACCGAGTTCTGGTATGCGCCCGCCTGAAGCGAGAGAAGGTGCGTGAACATCTTTGCGTGCGGCTCTTCCTGCCAGCCCGGAACGAAATCGGGGGTGTTATAGCCCAGGACAACGAGTTCTGCTCCCTGCAGGGAAAGCGAACGGTAGACCTCGGGCCAGCGCCGGTCATTGCAGAGACACATGCCGACCTGCACGCCATGGAAGTCGAAGACACCGAACCCGAGGTCTCCTTCGAGGAAGTACTTCTTTTCGAGATGCTGGTTGGGAAGTCCTTCCCGGTTATCGGCATGGCCCGGCAGATGCATCTTGCGGTACTTGCCCACGATGTCCCCGTGCTTGTTCACCAGGATCGATGTGTTGTACCGCTTCTGATCACTGGTCAGTTCCGCGTACCCGAGATAGAAACCAACACCAAGGTCTTTGGCCCGTTCGAAGAGGGGCCGGACATCGTCATTGGGCATGGATTTTTCGAAGTATCCCTCGAAGTCCCCTTCTTCGAACCAGGTCCGCGGGAAGAACGTGGTCAGCGTGAGTTCGGGAAAGACCACCAGTTCCGCGCCCTGGGACGCTGCTTCTTCCAGCAGGGCAATCAGGCGTGCGACGACTTCGGGTTTTGATTCCGAACTATCGATACCGCCGACTTGAGCAACCGCGAGCATCAAGTTTTTCGCCAATTTGTTTTCCTTCTTTCCGTTTTTTCCTAGATTTGTTTCCCTTTGAAAAGCGCCGGTTCAAGGCCGTGATTCATCGACCAGACGGACGCTTTTTTCGAGTACCGCAATGCCGTTGAGTATGTCT
Encoded proteins:
- a CDS encoding N-carbamoyl-D-amino-acid hydrolase, whose product is MAKNLMLAVAQVGGIDSSESKPEVVARLIALLEEAASQGAELVVFPELTLTTFFPRTWFEEGDFEGYFEKSMPNDDVRPLFERAKDLGVGFYLGYAELTSDQKRYNTSILVNKHGDIVGKYRKMHLPGHADNREGLPNQHLEKKYFLEGDLGFGVFDFHGVQVGMCLCNDRRWPEVYRSLSLQGAELVVLGYNTPDFVPGWQEEPHAKMFTHLLSLQAGAYQNSVFVAAAGKSGFEDGHHMIGGSAVVAPSGEILAKAAGEGDEVVVVKADIDMGRPYKESVFDFAAHRRPDAYGIIAERKGRGAPLPVAFNVND